DNA sequence from the Microcebus murinus isolate Inina chromosome 18, M.murinus_Inina_mat1.0, whole genome shotgun sequence genome:
TGACCCCCACACTGAACCATTGTTTCCACagacaggaagaggagagggTGTTTCTCCCAGAGACATGGGTCTTTTCCCCAAGTGAAAAGAGTCTTGAGTGATCAGCAACTGGTGCCAGACTTCATGGTAGTCCTTGCCAAAGCTCTGAATATTTGAAGAGAGCCCAAAGGTCCAGGGGCAAGGAGCTGAGCTGCTTGTCAGCATTTCTGAGCTCACTTCCAAAAGCAGAAGTGACCACATTGGGTGGATCCCGCTCCTGCCATGCTCATGCCTAGCCTTGTCTCTGAGTCTTACTTGCTGATGTATGCTTGTTCAGGCATGAGGGTCTCAACTAATCCAGACTGTGCCAAAGAGCCTGCCTCTTGCTTCTGTACTCTTGGCTGCTGTATCCTTTTCTTGCCTCCAGCCAGGAGGATTCCCTGAGATGACGATCTGGAGCCCCGTCCTTTACTCCTGTCCTCTTGCCTCACCTCTCCTGGGAGGTCAGATCTCAAACCAAAGCTTTGGTTCCACGGCCCTCTAGCAGGCCTGCCATTCCGTTCCCAGCTCCTGCCGGCTCTGCACTTCGACACCTTGTAATCTTATAAGTCATCCTCTTACCACAGCTCTCCCCTCTCTAGAACCCTTGGGTGTCCTCCCACTGCCTTCTAAGTTAACTCCAAGCCTTTAAGCCCAGAGTTGAGGCCCCGACAGGCTGCTCCCAGCTAGCATGTCTGCTTTATCCAGTCAGACACACCTTCCAGCTTTCCAGGGCCATGCTGCTCCCTCTCATGCCCTGCCTGGAAGGCCCTCACTTCCGTCAGTCAAATTCTGACCCTCGggcaagcactttgggaggtcacttgaggccatgagtttaagactagcctgagcaacatatcgagaccccatctgtacaaaaaatacaaatattacccaggcatggtggcacatgcctatagtcccagctgctccataggctgaggcaggaagatcacctgagcccaggatttcaaggctgtagtgagctatgatcgcaccactgcattCCGGCTTGGATGACAAAGAGAGAccttatatctttaaaaaaaaaaattctgatgctCACTCAAAGCCCTTCTCAGACCTGAGCCCCTCAGGAAGCCTTTCCCACCAGAACAAGGAGCCATGGTCCTGTTAGCCACCACAGTCTTCATTTGTCATTCAGAGCCAGTTTGCTACATTCTCCTATTCTCACCCTACCCCCAAGGAACATCTAGTGTCCTGTCAGAAATAGAAAACCCCTAAGGAGCAGAGGTTCCACTTCTTTACCCCTCAGGGTTGAGCACATAGCTTTCCCTAAGCCTAATTGCTTGACAAAGGCCTGCTCGGTGTGAAATCCAGAGGGTGGGTTGAGACCTCAGGGAGTCAAATTTCTCAGCAGTAATCAGACTCTTATTGTCCACAGGCAACCATTAAACACAACCTTGGTGATCACTTTTGAAATCACATTTGCTTCAAAAAATATCACTATCCTTGAGCTCCCTGACAAAGTAAGTAATACATTTTAACTGGCAGGCAAGTGCTAGGTAACAAAACACATTTAATTAAGAGCTTGTGGAAATAGGTCACCTGGGCTGTCCCTGTTCCATCATCCTGGAAATCTATGATGTTGGCTTTGTTGGTCTCTTTGGGGATGAACATTGTAAATGCCTTTTAGATGGAACTAAGAAAGTAAGTTTTCTTACTAAGAAAGTAAGAAACCTGAGGCAGAAGTGGTTCTGAGAATGTAGACGTTCTTAAGATGGTTTTCTAACCCCTTGCTACTCAAGGGACACTCAGGGACCAGCAGCACTGGCCATGCTTAAAACCCTTTTAGAAATGCAGAACCCTGGGCatcatcccagacctactgattcCAAGTCCGCATGGTAGCAAGAGCCCCTGATGATTTGGGTCCACATTAACTACTTCAGTGCGGTGCTCACCagcgtgaaaccttgcccacagccagcactcatagtctgtacgatagtttgtgctgtgcattgacgacgaatccattttgcccttgtgtgatgaggaaggctttaaagcactgaaagcttgttttactttacaggcagctttactggTAATcggaataggtaacatatacatatatgttttcattacgtcatttttaaatgttcacaattttattttgataaatgaaaaattagaaaagtcatatcacggctgtcggctgcAGTCGACGCttggttcatctgtggctatcaactatagtcgatgctcggctgtgcacattcatctatggctgtcgactatagtctaCACTAGTACTGAAATGGTTAAAGTCTGTGAAGCACTGTTCTGAGAAACCATTGGTTAGGGGTCATTTCTAAAAACCTGTGTCAGAGGCCGTCTGGTCTCATAGTGAATATTCATAGCTTTATGCATTTATCTGTTTGTGTGTACACTGCCTCCACCTTAACAAGGATTTGAACCAGGTGCCACTCAACtggataaaagaaatcaataggGGAGTAAATAAGgatttaaaatacaaacaatgggccggccggtggctcacgcctataatcctagcactctgggaggccgaggcgggcagattggtcaaggtcaggagttcgaaaccagcctgagcaagagcaagaccccgtctctgctataaatagaaagaaattaattggccaacgaatatatatagaaaaaattagctgggcatggtggcgcatgcctgtaatcccagctactcgggaggctgaggcagcaggatctcttgagcccaggagtttgaggttgctgtgagctaggctgacgccacggcacttactctagcctggacaacaaagcgagactctgtctcaaaaaaaaaaaaaaacaaataaaataaaatacaaacaagaTGAATGAAATTCAGGATGAATAATTTCTGGAGACCTGTTGTACAGCATGGTCACTATAGTTAATAATCATGTACTACATACCTGAAAACTGCTAAGAGATTAGATCTTAAATGTTCCCACCACAAGCAGATGATAAGTATGTGAGCTGATgtctatgttaattagcttggttTAATCACCTCATactgtatgcatatatcaaagaATGGCAATGCAtgctgtaaatatatataatttttatttgtcaattataccttaataagcTGGGGGGCAAAGATGAATGCAGAGGTGAGAGAGGTGGCCATGAAGTGCTTCATGAGACCCTGAATACTTGCAGAGATGGGCTGCAAATCAGCTCTGAGCCCCCAGCAAGCAAACAGGAGTGAAACGTGCTCAGTCCCAAGCGTTTCTATGATCTGAAAAATACAGCATTGCTGAGAGGGATCCAGGTGTCCAACTAAAGGGACCCCTGGATGAATGTCCCTCCCTGGTGAGCACCAGACCTCATTAGACAGCGCCATTTCCCTCCGCTCTCCCTCTTGCCCAGCACTCAGGGCAGGGCGAGGAAAGCCACCAGTTCTCACTGCAGGTTCTGGCACACAGCCCTCTGACCTGCAGATCAAATTTAGACCCTCAGCAAAAACACTGATCACTTAGTTTAGGGCCAAACAGCTAAGTGAAagtatcatcttttaaaaatcagtgaaagTCACAAatgttaagcaaaagaagccTGACACAAAAAAAGCCTGAGCTGTATGAAGGGCTAGGGGAACACACGGGGCttctgggattaaaaaaaaattttttttaacaatcctAAACTAGAGACACAATGTTTCATTTCTTGATCTGGGAGCTGGATGTGTTCATTCTGTAGACATTTCATCAAGCTTTGATGTGtgtatttttctgcatatatgtTATAGTTCAGggtcaggtttttttgttttttgttttttgtttaatttaacaATGGGAGTCAAGCCATGTGTGTTAAGATAATCTTTATGGGCACCACCCACCTTTTCAGGCTCCTGCCTCACTGGCCATTCTCCATCCAGCTCTAACCACTGCTCCCACTACCTGGGATGCAGGAAATCTCTGGTTAGAACATGGGAGTCAGGTGGTCCAGGGGCGTGGCCTGAGAGCATTGGGTACTTCACCTGATACAGTTGACTCATTTGTAGGCATGGGGTTAATAATGTCTACCTGACAGCATTGTGAGGAATAAACACTAACCAAGTATAAAATGTCTAggactgtgcctggcacataaaaagcACTCCATGAAAGGTAGCAatcattatcatttcattttgcCTTGTATCAGCCAATTTCtgattgactgatttttttccctgctttgTTCCAGAAGGGATGGAGTGGCCACTTACAAATATGTAAACAACTTTGCAaggaaaatctattaaaaataagaaaaaatgagttgataggaaaataaatgagCCAAGACTGGTACATGTCATGAAGACACATTGTAAGATGTAAGATGTGAACCATAAATTGGGCTCCAGGCTGTGTAGCAGCCACttatatcatttcatttgttCTGCTAAAGCCCCCTGATTTCTGGTATTAAGATAAAAAAAGGCAGTGCTTCAAGCATCCTCATTAAGAAGCCACTGCAATCAAATCAGCTAAATCCTCTCAGTACCTGTAATGTGGGTGGAAGGTGGGACCCAGAGTGTTATCCAGAAAGCAAAGAGGTTGGGGGCAAGGGGAGACAGTTTGGTTCTGTAAAGCTATCATCCTGCTCCCTGCCACTCTGGGGGGATTTGAAAGTATCAAGAGGAACGGTTGGGAGATCAGATATTGCAGGCAGACCTCCAGGTACTTTTTGTGGAGCAGAGCTTTTGATAAATGTTGGGCAGAAATGAGGGTAAAAGTCTTCTCCTTGTTACATATCTGGTGCATACACCTTTTCTGTTTTGTCACTTGGCAACCAGGCTGGGCATGGGACAGACTTCTGTCTATGGATATTGAGGAGCTAATAATGATGGAAGCATAAGTAATTGTAGTTGTAGTATAGTAGTGATTGTAAGCATGTACAGCTTGCCGTGTGTCGGGCTCTATACTATAAGCTTTATTCTGTCATTCATAGCAACACTAAAAGGTAGATACTTTTGTTaaccccttttacagatgaacagACTGAGATCAGAGcttgaataacttgcccaaggtcacatggatAGAGCAAGGAAGAGAACATCCCCCCTTCCCTCAGACATAAGCCAGGGAAGGCCTGAGGACAAGGCCATAGCTCTGCTCAGAGAGTCTGACACAGATGTACGGGGGCTTCGAGTTGGCTGGTGGGCCCAGTGTCTCCCTCTGGTTAGTAAGCTCGTGGAAAGCAGGGCCCGTAGGGGACACATCCCTATGTTCCCTAGCATGGCACCTGGAGCTAGATATCCAGTGGGACCCTCAGTAACATTCAGTCTTCCTAACAGGTTTTGGTGCCTCCTGGAGTGACAGATTCCTCTTTTCAAGTGACGTCTCGAAATGTTGGACAAGTTACTATTTACCTGCATGGAAATCATTCCAACCAGACTGGGTAGGCTGGCCTAGCCCATGTGGGCCTTACGTGATGAGAGAGGAGGCAATGTGGGGCACGTGGGGGTTTTCTCCAGAAGCCCAGCCTCAGCTCATCCCGGTCCCCAAATTCCTTTCCAGTCCAAGGATACGCTTCTTGGTGATCCACAGCAGCGTGGTGAGCATCATAAACCAGGTGATTGGCTGGATCTACTTTGTGGCTTGGTCCGTCTCCTTCTACCCTCAGGTGATCAAGAACTGGAGGCGGAAAAGGTAACCACTAAGCTTTGTGTGCAGGTTGACTTGGGGCCcgtgagggggtgggggtggggggaattcCAGCAAGGCTGCAGGCATTTCCGTGTCATGTGTCCCCCtctgctcttctctctgcctaCCTGTGAAAGCTCTCGCTAAGCACCTGGGTAGGACTTCCAGTGCTGTGCGTTTGGTACCTTGCCCAGCTGTACCCCTCCCTATGAAAGCAGCAAAATAGGGCTTCTCAGTTAAGTGAAGAATGGGCATGTGGGGGAGGTCCACCCGAATACTCTCTGCTCAGATCCAGCCCCGGAAGACTTCACTGTCACGTCATATGCCCTTCAGCCTTGGAGATTAAGCAGTCCTGCCTTGACTCGCGTCTTCTTGCAGTGAGGACTCGAGTTTCTGCAGTCACCTTGGCCACATGGGCCTCTTAGGGGGCTGCCgagcagagagccagggaggGACATGCGTCCTTTCTTCAGGCGGCCTCCAGACTTTACTCTGGGGGCCAGGACTTGAGCAGAGAAatctctggggggtggggggaggtgagagGAGAAAGGAACCAGCTCTTAAGAGGGCAGGGACTGGGTGGCATCGACTGTGTGTCAAGAGGGACCTAAGGACATTGCTCTCCTTGAGGAGGGCCAGGCCCTCCTTCCCCGTGTGCTAGGAGCTCTGTCCCATTTCCAGCAGTGGCCCCAGACCtcactccctgccctgccttgtcCTTTCTGCCCCTACAGTGTCATTGGTCTGAGCTTTGACTTCGTGGCCCTGAACCTGACAGGCTTTGTGGCCTACAGTGTGTTCAACATCGGCCTGTTGTGGGTGCCCTACATCAAGGTATGGACCTGCCTggccccacagccctgcccaggctgctTGGTGACCTGGCTGCTCTTCATCACTCAGCTCCTTCCCATATCCCCAAATAGGAGCAGTTTCTCCTCAAATACCCCAATGGAGTGAACCCCGTGGACAGTAATGATGTCTTCTTCAGCCTGCATGCAGTCGTCCTCACTCTGATTGTCATTGTGCAATGCTGCCTGTATGAGGTGAGAGATCAGGCCTGGTGGCCTGGCCCACCACGGCTGCCCCAGCCAgtacccacccccagccccccaccaccTCTGCCTCATCTGAGAGAAGATGCACAGAGAGACCCCAGAAATGAAATGGGTGCCTTCATTCAGCATCTGCTTCCTGGGGGCCAGGCCCCATGCTGGGTACAGGGAATGGCCTGTGAGTCCAAGCCCTCCGGGACCCCCCAAGTCTGGGGTGAGCACACGGAGAGGCGATGACAAGCCAGCAGGTCAGGCGCCAAGCGGAGCACAGGCAGCTGACGGAGCATAGTGGAGGCCCTGAACCTGACTGGGGAGGAGAGCAGCACATCGTAGAAATGCCACTTAGTCGTGATCCGAGGATGAGTGGCATTCCCGTGGTGGTGGgaagaggggtggggtggggcactcCCCATGGGGAACAGAGTCATGGAGGCCGAGGGGCAGATGGTGCAGCAGGGGTTCAGGGTGCCAGTGGGGGGCAGACTCAGAAGAGGTCAGGAGGGGTCCTGGGGACCAGGCTGAGGAGCGTGGACACAGCCTTGGTGCTGGGACATTGGTGTCTCAGCAGGGAAGGGCGCTGTTAGGGCTGTTATGACGGCTTTGCTTTCACTTCTCCCTCAGGGAGTTCCCTTTACGCACTGTGCAAGGCCAGCGGGGGCTGTTTGGCTGCCTCCTTTATGGACCTTCTAGGTTTTCTTAGCCTTTGCTGTGACGCTCAGATGAAGGAAGCCCACTTTGGGGCTGTGTCCAGGGAAAGGCAGCGGTAGGAGACAGATTCCTGAGATCATCGGGTCAAGGGACAGGTCATCCTCTAGGCTGGAGCAGGTGACAGGCCTCCGGAGTATTGGAGTTTATGTCCTCAGCACCCTTTGCTCCTTCTGAATGAGCTCTGAGAGGCACCCAGTTTTGCAAAGTGGAAGCAGAGCAGATGGgagctggaaagtccaaggtgGACAGGAGACCTTGATAGTAAAAAGGTGTGGTGGGTGCTGCAGCCATGACATCCTATCCTGTGACCCAGATGGAGCCCAATGATCTTGGGAATCCGTCCCCACCCTGCCTTTCCCTGCACACAGCCCCAGTGCAGGCCTCCAAGCTTCTGCCTTCCGCTCGCCCCTCCACGCCCATGCCCTCCCGAGACCCTGCAGCAGCCTCTGTGCCCGTCCACACCTCCCCTGTCTCATCTTGTCCTCAGCGAGGCAGCCAGCGCGTGTCGTGGCCTGCCATTGGCTTCCTGGTGCTCTTGTGGCTCTTTGCGTTCATCACCATGATTGTAGCTGCAGTCGGGGCGACCACATGGCTGCAgtttctcttctgcttctcctACATCAAGCTAGCGGTCACGCTGGTCAAGTATTTTCCACAGGTACTTCCAGGGCCTTCCTGCATGTTCACAAGCCAGTAGTGTGAGAGGTGCAGAACCTGGGCCCTGCTCCCGTGGGGCAGCTTCTGCAGGGGCGGGGATGAGAATGGAAGGCCACTGTGGGAGCCAGTGAGCTGGGTAGGAACAGGGCCAGCAGAAAGCCAGTCAGCAGGCATTGCTGCCCACTCTTCCCAGAGCCAAGTCACACAAGCAAGTCAGTAGAGGGTCCTCAGCCCTCCCCGCTGAGCACCAGGGTTGTTCAGGTCGTTTCCCATCCCCATATCCCAGTCTTTCCCAGTGACTCCAGTCCTGCCCCCATTACTGCCACAATGGACATTCCCAAGGAGGAGCAGCAGGAGATTGGGAGAGATCTGGTGGGAGGAGAAGCCCATTACTACCAGCAGCCCTGTGCAGAGCTGTTCTCCTTGGAGGTCCCTTAGCACCCTCCTACAAGTGCTCAGACAGTCCTGTTCAGATTGGGGGTCTTGGAGTCAAACACGTCTTCCCCCATAGTTGGAAtggcccaggccagggccagTGGCTGCACCTGTGGACCTAGGGCTGCACTTAACTCACCTCATTCCCAAGGGAAAAGCCCCTTTGCCAGCTTCCCCAGCACTGGCACCACCTGTGTTCCATGGACTCAGGAAGGCGAGTGTTTTGGCTAGGAAGCAGGGCTAGACCCTCGGGGTGGGCAGGAGTTAATTCTGTGGACGAGAGAggagaagggcattccaggccaAGGTAGCCTGTGCAAAGGCAAGGCAGGGGGGTGTGGGAGGCAGTGAGGGGACCGGGCTGGCCTGGCAGTACTGAGAGTGCTGCCGCTGGGGAGAAAGGGCCAGgccccagaggctgggagggcttCTGAGTGGGGGAAGGTCTGAGGGAAACGGGGCCTCAGTTTCTGAGTGTGGAAAGACTTGGGGTTAGGATAcctgggaggcaggagccagCTTGGAGATGTCTGGAATCCTGTAGGACTGGAGAGGTAGCAGCAAGTCTGGGAGAGAGTGGGAGAGGACAAAGATGGGACCTGAGTGGTGACTGGTGGGGAGAAGACCACCAAAGAGGCCAAGACCTGTGTCCCGGGTAGAAGGAAGGGAAGTTGCAGCAGTCAGAGCCACCCAGAAGGCAAGATGGTTTGGAAGGAAGGGTATAGAGTGCAGGCAGCAGGACTAGGGGCACATCCCAGGGGACCCAACCACTAGACCCAGGAAGCCCCAGGTGGGCCTGAGTTAACTCCACTCTACAGATGGGGAGACCAAGGCTAGGAGAACtcaggaacttgcccaaggtagtACAGCTATGATGATACACAGAGATCTCAAACCAGGGTTTCTAACTCCCAGCCTGTTTCTTAAGCACAACGTGAAGTCCAGGCTGAGTCTGGGGACAGACATTGGAGGTGAGAAGAATCAAAGTTGTTCGGAAACCAAGATAGGGCTTTGTCCACAGGGAGAGATGGAGAAGATGGAAGtggcctctgccttccctcctttGGAGCTGTGAAGTGCAGGGGAGGGACGAGGGGGCTTTGATTGCTATACATGCAGATGAGACTCCCAGGACCACCCAAACTGTTCCCTTGGCCGAGGTTTGTCAGAGCCCAAAGGTCACTGTGTTCCTTGGAGCCAAAGCCCAAGCACATGCGTGGGAGGAATTAGAGCCACTCTTGTTTAGAGGGGCAGTCACGAGGCATGTGAGGCAGCCGCCCAGCCCCCTCACCGccctccatctgtctgtctgtctgtctggccCAGGCCTACATGAACTTTTACTACAAAAGCACCGAGGGCTGGAGTATTGGCAACGTGCTCCTGGACTTCACTG
Encoded proteins:
- the CTNS gene encoding cystinosin isoform X3 gives rise to the protein MLKNWLIIFILFPLKLIEKCESTVSLTVPPVVKLEKGSSANVSIALGQPLNTTLVITFEITFASKNITILELPDKVLVPPGVTDSSFQVTSRNVGQVTIYLHGNHSNQTGPRIRFLVIHSSVVSIINQVIGWIYFVAWSVSFYPQVIKNWRRKSVIGLSFDFVALNLTGFVAYSVFNIGLLWVPYIKEQFLLKYPNGVNPVDSNDVFFSLHAVVLTLIVIVQCCLYEAYMNFYYKSTEGWSIGNVLLDFTGGSFSLLQMFLQSYNNDQWTLIFGDPTKFGLGIFSIFFDIVFFIQHFCLYRKKPGLQAAHTGSGSRLRQD
- the CTNS gene encoding cystinosin isoform X2 yields the protein MLKNWLIIFILFPLKLIEKCESTVSLTVPPVVKLEKGSSANVSIALGQPLNTTLVITFEITFASKNITILELPDKVLVPPGVTDSSFQVTSRNVGQVTIYLHGNHSNQTGPRIRFLVIHSSVVSIINQVIGWIYFVAWSVSFYPQVIKNWRRKSVIGLSFDFVALNLTGFVAYSVFNIGLLWVPYIKEQFLLKYPNGVNPVDSNDVFFSLHAVVLTLIVIVQCCLYEPARVVACHWLPGALVALCVHHHDCSCSRGDHMAAVSLLLLLHQASGHAGQVFSTGLHELLLQKHRGLEYWQRAPGLHWGQLQPPPDVPPVLQQ
- the CTNS gene encoding cystinosin isoform X1, whose protein sequence is MLKNWLIIFILFPLKLIEKCESTVSLTVPPVVKLEKGSSANVSIALGQPLNTTLVITFEITFASKNITILELPDKVLVPPGVTDSSFQVTSRNVGQVTIYLHGNHSNQTGPRIRFLVIHSSVVSIINQVIGWIYFVAWSVSFYPQVIKNWRRKSVIGLSFDFVALNLTGFVAYSVFNIGLLWVPYIKEQFLLKYPNGVNPVDSNDVFFSLHAVVLTLIVIVQCCLYERGSQRVSWPAIGFLVLLWLFAFITMIVAAVGATTWLQFLFCFSYIKLAVTLVKYFPQAYMNFYYKSTEGWSIGNVLLDFTGGSFSLLQMFLQSYNNDQWTLIFGDPTKFGLGIFSIFFDIVFFIQHFCLYRKKPGLQAAHTGSGSRLRQD